One window of uncultured Trichococcus sp. genomic DNA carries:
- a CDS encoding helix-turn-helix domain-containing protein, protein MLTVAEAVKILSKKNITHSEEMVRRWIRKGKIKDAVKFSNKEGWLIPEDSLEEVIAAKTYMNSGIKSTKEYRKGYQDALAYIKERDYELIKQSPPVYEKEFTIYREDALDLAENMLPEEQLVNPFKKFVDDTLFKCSNAEPLSSIVVKVLNNWVLVEDTNDIYNIAKLPNLNVTLEDHLTRALLRDQFNTFKRTGLAI, encoded by the coding sequence GTGCTTACCGTAGCCGAAGCAGTCAAAATACTCAGCAAAAAAAACATCACCCATTCAGAAGAGATGGTCCGCAGATGGATCCGCAAAGGAAAAATCAAGGATGCAGTGAAATTCAGCAATAAAGAGGGTTGGTTGATCCCTGAAGATTCATTGGAAGAAGTCATCGCAGCCAAAACCTATATGAACAGCGGCATCAAATCGACTAAGGAATACCGCAAAGGATACCAGGATGCCTTGGCCTACATCAAGGAACGGGATTACGAGCTCATCAAACAATCCCCACCCGTTTATGAGAAAGAATTCACGATTTATCGGGAAGATGCCTTGGACTTGGCGGAGAACATGCTGCCGGAAGAACAGTTGGTCAATCCTTTCAAAAAATTTGTGGACGATACACTGTTCAAGTGCAGCAACGCAGAACCGCTGTCCTCCATCGTCGTGAAGGTATTGAACAATTGGGTGCTCGTGGAAGATACAAACGACATCTACAATATCGCAAAACTGCCGAATCTGAACGTGACGCTCGAAGATCACCTGACGCGCGCCCTCTTGCGGGATCAGTTCAACACATTCAAAAGAACTGGCTTGGCAATCTGA
- a CDS encoding M20 family metallopeptidase, with the protein MRFDRNQYLRELETIVNIDSGSRNPAGTRKVAAFLEEKYRQQGFLTELVSVGPEVGPVLVATNAPDEPIDLLFIGHTDTVFLDGEASRRPFTIEGKRLYGPGVYDMKGCSLLTAYLLENLPEELKRSLNICVIHNPDEEISSFYSREVIIEKAKRAKYAFVMEPSAADGTMIKERKGIEKLKIHFKGRPSHAGDAPQEGRSAINELAYWIVRMNTLIDYDAGVSVNAGTIQGGSVPNVVPEHAQMELDYRYSNPTDVTAFFDMLEELQAHAAEMEIGIDIEVIGKRPPMVDVPGAKALRSVFEDVGKQMDTFVSFKKSGGVSDANLTTSVGVPTVCSIGLIGGGFHTDHEYVELDSIVQRLEFLTAVIAEMSRRKMFCESADRLSIS; encoded by the coding sequence ATGAGATTTGATAGGAATCAGTATTTACGTGAATTGGAGACGATCGTCAATATCGACAGTGGCAGCAGAAATCCTGCGGGCACACGAAAAGTGGCGGCGTTTTTGGAAGAGAAATATAGGCAACAAGGTTTTCTGACCGAGCTGGTTTCGGTCGGTCCGGAGGTTGGACCGGTTCTGGTGGCGACGAATGCGCCGGACGAACCGATCGATCTGCTTTTCATCGGCCACACGGATACTGTGTTTCTGGATGGAGAAGCGAGCAGACGGCCTTTCACGATAGAAGGAAAGCGGCTCTACGGGCCTGGTGTCTATGATATGAAAGGCTGCAGCCTGTTGACGGCCTATTTGCTGGAAAACTTGCCCGAGGAACTGAAGCGAAGCCTGAATATCTGTGTGATCCACAATCCGGATGAGGAGATCAGCTCCTTTTATTCCCGCGAAGTGATCATCGAGAAAGCGAAAAGGGCCAAGTACGCCTTCGTCATGGAGCCCAGTGCAGCGGACGGTACGATGATCAAGGAAAGAAAAGGCATCGAAAAATTGAAGATCCATTTCAAAGGCCGGCCCTCCCACGCCGGCGATGCCCCTCAGGAAGGGCGCAGCGCCATCAACGAACTGGCTTACTGGATTGTTCGCATGAATACTTTGATCGATTATGATGCCGGTGTGTCGGTCAATGCGGGCACGATCCAGGGCGGCAGCGTGCCGAATGTCGTCCCCGAGCATGCCCAGATGGAATTGGACTACCGGTACTCAAATCCCACGGACGTCACGGCCTTCTTTGATATGCTGGAGGAACTGCAGGCTCATGCCGCCGAAATGGAGATCGGCATCGACATCGAAGTCATCGGCAAGCGACCGCCTATGGTCGACGTTCCCGGAGCGAAAGCGTTGCGGAGCGTCTTCGAGGATGTCGGCAAGCAAATGGACACGTTTGTTTCGTTCAAGAAATCGGGAGGCGTATCTGATGCCAACTTGACGACCAGTGTAGGGGTTCCCACAGTCTGCAGCATCGGTCTGATTGGTGGCGGTTTCCATACGGATCATGAATACGTGGAACTGGATTCCATTGTGCAACGCTTGGAATTTTTGACCGCAGTCATAGCAGAAATGAGCCGGCGGAAGATGTTCTGTGAAAGCGCAGATCGTCTTTCCATATCTTGA
- a CDS encoding aldo/keto reductase encodes MANKDVFTFYNGVSIPYIGFGTWQIPNEEAYEAVTMALKNGYTHIDTAHAYHNEENVGKAIRDFGIAREEVFVTSKLPAQIKDFDGALQHFEETMNNLGLDYLDLYLIHAPWPWDEIGKDCTEGNIQVWKAMEQLYDEGRIRAIGVSNFSIKDLQAILDNCDIVPMANQIPFYIGRDQKDLLTFCKTHKIVVEAYSPLATGAILDSPEIKQMAEKYGVTPAQLSIRYCLEKDTLPLPKSTHEARIIENAQLDFTISPEDVAILDALKDVRAN; translated from the coding sequence ATGGCAAACAAAGATGTATTCACTTTTTACAATGGGGTTTCGATTCCCTACATCGGTTTCGGCACATGGCAAATCCCCAACGAAGAAGCCTATGAAGCGGTGACGATGGCTTTGAAGAATGGTTATACGCACATAGATACGGCACATGCCTATCACAATGAAGAAAATGTTGGAAAAGCGATCCGCGATTTCGGTATTGCCCGCGAAGAAGTGTTCGTGACCAGCAAGCTGCCCGCACAAATAAAAGATTTCGACGGCGCGCTGCAGCATTTCGAGGAAACCATGAACAATCTCGGCTTGGATTATTTGGACCTTTACCTGATTCATGCGCCCTGGCCATGGGACGAAATCGGCAAGGACTGCACCGAAGGCAACATCCAAGTTTGGAAAGCCATGGAACAGCTCTATGACGAAGGCCGAATCCGCGCCATCGGGGTTTCGAACTTCTCCATCAAAGACTTGCAAGCGATCCTGGACAATTGCGACATCGTACCGATGGCGAACCAGATCCCTTTCTACATCGGCCGCGACCAGAAGGACTTGCTGACTTTCTGCAAGACACACAAAATCGTCGTCGAAGCCTATTCACCTTTAGCTACCGGCGCTATTCTGGATAGCCCGGAAATCAAGCAGATGGCTGAAAAATACGGCGTGACGCCGGCGCAATTATCCATCCGTTATTGCCTGGAGAAGGATACCCTGCCTTTGCCGAAGTCCACGCATGAAGCGCGCATCATCGAGAATGCGCAGCTTGATTTCACCATTTCGCCGGAAGATGTGGCGATTCTGGATGCCCTGAAAGATGTCCGCGCAAACTAA